Proteins encoded by one window of Thermodesulfobacteriota bacterium:
- a CDS encoding glycine cleavage system H protein — protein MEIKGYNMPDDLHYEENHYWVKTEGDLLVMGMDDFARQMAGDIVYVQLPFEGKALKLGKKFAKVESGKWVGKVYAPVNGEIVGSNEELETDPELINQDCYGKGWMYKILPNDMGEVDSLIHGSAAVEKWLLADIEKYKQE, from the coding sequence CATGCCTGATGACTTACACTACGAGGAAAATCATTACTGGGTCAAGACTGAAGGGGATCTCTTGGTAATGGGTATGGACGATTTTGCCCGGCAGATGGCAGGGGATATTGTCTATGTTCAGCTTCCTTTTGAAGGAAAGGCTTTGAAGCTCGGTAAAAAATTTGCCAAGGTGGAGTCAGGCAAATGGGTTGGAAAAGTTTATGCCCCGGTCAATGGTGAAATTGTCGGTTCTAACGAGGAGCTTGAAACAGACCCGGAACTTATTAACCAGGACTGTTACGGAAAGGGATGGATGTATAAGATACTGCCCAACGATATGGGGGAAGTAGATAGCCTGATACACGGATCAGCTGCAGTGGAAAAATGGCTTCTTGCAGATATAGAGAAATACAAGCAGGAATAA
- a CDS encoding (Fe-S)-binding protein, giving the protein MANKDYSIKELIGLEACTNCRLCADVCPAASAVLDGRLTGVYRLSGIKKILRERAGIIRRLFGIKDLSPARLENFSETVFRCTLCGSCQEVCPVGIPLKDLWLSMRQDMVQSSAYPKKIDMIKNNLAKSRNVFDEDNEERADWVDDMRDVPDHGFIKDSAEVVYFTGCVSSFFPMVQKIPTALAETLEISGVDFTLLGAEEWCCGFPLLGAGLRDKAGEFIEHNIKAVRKKGAKKIIFACPSCYQMWREYYTDEFEIFHVTEFLIELIKNKQLQLKELPMTVTYHDPCDLGRGARVFETPRKIIHYIPGVNLVELSDNRENCRCCGGGGNLEMIDTKLSAEIAKRKIDDVMMTGAEAVITSCQQCVRTMNTYVRRNKIPLEVMDITELVKRALVF; this is encoded by the coding sequence ATGGCCAACAAAGACTACAGCATCAAAGAACTTATAGGACTTGAGGCATGTACCAACTGTCGTTTGTGTGCTGATGTGTGCCCTGCAGCCTCGGCTGTCCTTGATGGACGTCTGACCGGAGTCTATCGTCTCAGCGGAATTAAAAAAATCCTGCGGGAAAGAGCCGGGATTATACGCAGGCTTTTCGGGATAAAAGATCTCTCACCTGCCAGGCTTGAGAATTTTAGCGAGACAGTTTTTCGCTGTACTTTGTGTGGAAGCTGTCAGGAAGTATGTCCTGTCGGTATCCCGCTTAAGGACTTGTGGCTTTCCATGCGCCAGGACATGGTACAATCCAGTGCTTACCCCAAAAAAATCGATATGATCAAAAACAATTTGGCCAAGAGCCGAAACGTTTTTGACGAGGATAATGAGGAACGGGCTGACTGGGTGGATGACATGCGCGATGTCCCGGATCATGGTTTTATAAAGGATAGCGCAGAGGTTGTCTATTTTACAGGCTGCGTTTCCTCTTTTTTCCCCATGGTTCAAAAGATTCCAACGGCCCTTGCTGAGACACTTGAAATTTCAGGGGTTGATTTCACACTGCTGGGGGCGGAAGAATGGTGCTGCGGTTTTCCTCTGTTAGGTGCAGGTCTCAGGGATAAGGCCGGAGAGTTCATTGAACACAACATTAAAGCAGTTCGTAAAAAAGGAGCCAAAAAGATTATTTTTGCCTGCCCCTCCTGCTACCAGATGTGGCGGGAATATTACACTGATGAGTTTGAGATTTTCCATGTTACTGAATTTTTAATCGAATTGATAAAGAACAAACAACTTCAGCTTAAAGAGCTTCCAATGACAGTAACATACCACGATCCCTGCGACCTGGGTCGGGGTGCACGGGTCTTCGAAACACCGAGAAAGATTATTCATTATATTCCTGGAGTAAATCTGGTAGAGCTTTCCGACAACCGTGAAAATTGCAGGTGTTGCGGTGGCGGCGGCAACCTGGAAATGATAGATACAAAGCTTTCAGCAGAAATAGCAAAACGAAAAATAGATGATGTTATGATGACCGGAGCTGAAGCAGTTATAACTTCATGCCAGCAATGTGTTAGAACGATGAATACCTATGTTAGACGAAATAAGATTCCTCTCGAGGTTATGGATATCACAGAACTTGTTAAACGTGCTTTAGTGTTTTAG
- a CDS encoding lipoate protein ligase C-terminal domain-containing protein, whose translation MKLYNLGKVPWKQSQLIYHALAYMGRESLVLVSPASPYVCVGYHQDVDHEVDLAFCRINHIPVFRREVGGGGVYLDGNQLFFQLVVRKGNPLVPASKEAFYRKFLKPVIDVYRKIGIPAEYKPVNDIIVESRKISGTGVGEIGDCIVLVGNLIVDFNYKMMARVLRVPDEKFRDKVQKTIEENLSTIRRELGDTSADKWNDETLNSLMVDEFEKVLGRLNPGEKDDELEARANELALRMLDDDWLYRKGRHRKGRSVKISSDVTIYHRVNKAPGGLMRADFEVDCDRFVGISISGDFFCYPEDAISRLESMLEGKQASEVHEVLTDFYGNQKIETPGICIDDWKEILKK comes from the coding sequence GTGAAGCTTTATAATCTCGGCAAGGTACCATGGAAACAGTCGCAGCTTATCTATCACGCCCTTGCTTATATGGGACGTGAATCGCTTGTTCTTGTTTCACCGGCATCTCCTTATGTTTGTGTCGGCTATCACCAGGACGTAGATCATGAGGTGGATCTTGCTTTTTGCCGAATAAATCATATTCCGGTTTTCCGGAGGGAGGTCGGAGGCGGCGGTGTTTATCTTGACGGCAATCAGCTTTTCTTCCAACTGGTTGTCAGGAAAGGCAACCCGCTGGTTCCGGCAAGCAAAGAAGCTTTCTATCGCAAATTCCTCAAGCCTGTCATTGATGTTTATCGCAAAATCGGAATACCCGCAGAATATAAACCGGTCAATGATATAATAGTTGAATCAAGAAAGATATCGGGTACCGGAGTCGGGGAAATCGGTGATTGTATTGTCTTGGTCGGGAATCTCATAGTCGATTTCAATTATAAAATGATGGCCAGAGTTCTAAGGGTGCCGGATGAAAAATTTCGTGATAAAGTTCAAAAGACCATTGAAGAAAATTTAAGCACTATACGCCGCGAGCTTGGTGATACTTCGGCAGACAAATGGAATGATGAAACCTTAAACAGTCTTATGGTTGATGAATTCGAAAAAGTGCTCGGCAGGCTCAATCCCGGCGAAAAGGATGACGAACTGGAAGCCAGGGCGAATGAACTGGCTCTTCGCATGCTGGATGACGACTGGCTTTATCGCAAAGGGAGACATAGGAAAGGACGATCTGTCAAGATAAGCTCAGATGTTACGATCTATCATAGAGTCAACAAGGCACCCGGCGGACTTATGCGCGCAGATTTTGAGGTTGACTGCGACAGATTCGTCGGGATATCGATTTCCGGTGACTTTTTTTGCTATCCTGAAGATGCGATCAGCCGACTGGAGTCGATGCTTGAGGGAAAACAGGCATCAGAGGTACATGAAGTGCTCACCGATTTTTACGGCAATCAGAAAATTGAAACCCCGGGAATTTGTATAGACGACTGGAAAGAAATATTAAAAAAATAA
- a CDS encoding HD domain-containing protein: protein MYKPPRKTIQEVRLENERVPAKLYIKQEDKIKGIQEIQKVFNRQLSDNIRSNNSQKVKDTLVNIVQETLAEPRSGSLEGVSETVNILINEYTKDSDVINNLLIVSKQDYSTVIHSINVMAIVLGYANFINCSLYEKKILGLSALLHDVGKTKIDTNLLTAPRKLTDEEFNEIKQHTIRGYNILTKCNFSFKEIATTALQHHEKLDGSGYPYGITSIDKTAQIVGFIDCYEALTNDDRPYRNAMSPFKTLKLIKQDVEADKFSRDLFETFAYSLL, encoded by the coding sequence TTGTACAAACCACCGAGAAAAACAATACAAGAAGTGCGGCTTGAAAACGAGCGGGTGCCTGCCAAACTGTATATAAAGCAGGAAGATAAGATCAAGGGTATTCAGGAAATCCAAAAGGTGTTCAACAGGCAGTTAAGCGATAATATTCGTTCCAATAATTCGCAAAAAGTTAAGGACACCCTTGTAAATATAGTTCAGGAAACGCTGGCAGAACCGAGAAGCGGAAGTCTTGAAGGTGTTTCAGAAACAGTAAATATTCTGATAAACGAATATACTAAAGATAGTGATGTAATAAATAACTTATTGATTGTATCCAAACAGGATTATTCAACCGTGATACATTCAATTAATGTGATGGCCATTGTTCTGGGCTACGCTAATTTTATTAACTGTTCTCTTTATGAAAAAAAAATATTGGGGCTAAGCGCACTTCTGCATGACGTGGGAAAAACAAAAATAGATACCAATCTGCTGACAGCGCCAAGGAAATTAACCGATGAGGAATTTAACGAAATTAAACAACATACCATCAGAGGGTATAATATTTTAACTAAATGCAATTTCAGTTTTAAAGAGATTGCCACCACCGCCCTGCAGCATCATGAAAAACTGGATGGAAGCGGTTATCCTTATGGAATAACCAGTATCGATAAAACGGCGCAAATCGTAGGGTTTATTGATTGCTATGAAGCATTGACAAATGATGACCGACCTTACAGAAACGCAATGAGTCCGTTTAAAACCCTGAAGCTGATTAAACAGGATGTTGAAGCAGACAAGTTCAGTAGGGATCTTTTTGAAACATTTGCTTACAGTCTTTTATAG
- the grpE gene encoding nucleotide exchange factor GrpE: MTAKKKIKIKTEPEKNGDGDEVLEKNHSGKEKTETAGDQLKKIQAELEAAKQEGKEAYDRFLRVSAEFENYKKRSTREMDDFRKYANQSLIKEMLAVVDNLERALNSTNGNSSVDKCMADGVDLTLQEILKVFEKFNVKPIESIGQPFDPNFHQAMMQEETDDYAENTVINELQKGYMIHDRLLRPSMVVVAAPTSKTENVKEKKDIHKSEEEIR; encoded by the coding sequence ATGACCGCAAAAAAAAAGATAAAAATCAAAACAGAACCTGAAAAGAATGGTGACGGAGACGAAGTTTTGGAAAAAAACCATTCAGGGAAAGAAAAAACGGAGACTGCCGGGGATCAGCTAAAAAAAATCCAGGCAGAACTTGAAGCTGCAAAGCAGGAGGGAAAAGAGGCCTATGATCGTTTTTTGAGGGTTTCCGCTGAATTTGAAAATTACAAAAAGCGTTCGACCCGCGAAATGGACGATTTTAGAAAGTATGCCAATCAGTCCCTGATAAAGGAGATGCTTGCAGTGGTCGATAATCTTGAGAGGGCTTTAAATTCCACCAACGGAAACAGCAGCGTTGATAAATGCATGGCTGACGGAGTAGACTTGACACTTCAGGAGATACTGAAAGTCTTTGAGAAATTTAATGTAAAGCCCATTGAGTCTATCGGGCAGCCTTTTGACCCGAATTTTCATCAGGCCATGATGCAGGAAGAGACGGATGATTATGCGGAAAATACAGTCATCAACGAATTGCAGAAAGGGTATATGATTCACGACAGATTGCTTCGACCCTCCATGGTTGTGGTTGCCGCGCCAACGTCAAAAACAGAGAATGTTAAAGAGAAAAAAGATATACATAAAAGCGAGGAGGAAATCAGATGA
- the dnaK gene encoding molecular chaperone DnaK — MSKIIGIDLGTTNSCVAIMEGSEAKIITNPEGGRTTPSIVAVSESGERLVGQVAKRQAITNPENTVFGVKRLIGRKYASPEVQSDIKILPYKLEQASNGDIRINLRDKKNSPAEISSFILANIKKTAEEYLGEKVTDAVITVPAYFNDSQRQATKDAGKVAGLNVLRIINEPTAASLAYGLDKKKEEKIAVFDLGGGTFDISILEIGEGVFEVKATNGDTHLGGEDFDLRLIDYLADEFKKDQGIDIRNDKMALQRLKEAAEKAKMELSTSMETDVNLPFITADASGPKHLNIKITRAKLESLIDDLLGNLEKPCLTALKDAGLGPNDINEVILVGGMTRMPAVQERVKKIFGKEPHKGVNPDEVVALGAAIQGGVLKGDVKDVLLLDVTPLSLGIETLGGVMTRLIEKNTTIPTKKSQIFSTAADSQPAVSIHVLQGEREMAAGNKTLGRFELVGIPPAPRGVPQIEVTFDIDANGIVNVSAKDQATGKEQSIQITASSGLSEEEIDKLVKDAELHAEDDKKKRELVDARNTADALIYSTEKSVKDLGDKVDSETKTKVENAIEPLKKAMEGEDTAEIKRLSEELTQASHKLAEAMYKQASQEAGPQPDAGQANTDQSAGSTPDDDVVDADFEEVKEDKK, encoded by the coding sequence ATGAGCAAAATAATAGGAATAGATCTCGGCACCACCAATTCATGTGTGGCGATTATGGAGGGGAGTGAAGCTAAAATTATCACAAACCCGGAAGGTGGTCGAACCACACCTTCTATCGTTGCCGTATCTGAAAGCGGTGAGCGACTGGTGGGGCAAGTTGCAAAGCGACAGGCCATTACCAACCCGGAAAACACAGTATTTGGGGTAAAAAGGCTTATCGGCCGAAAATATGCTTCGCCTGAGGTTCAGAGCGATATTAAGATACTCCCTTACAAGCTTGAACAGGCAAGCAATGGTGATATTCGTATTAATTTGAGAGATAAAAAAAACAGCCCTGCTGAAATATCATCTTTTATCCTGGCCAACATTAAAAAAACGGCCGAGGAGTATCTGGGAGAAAAGGTTACCGACGCCGTTATTACGGTACCGGCCTATTTTAATGACAGCCAGCGCCAGGCGACCAAGGATGCAGGAAAGGTTGCGGGCCTCAATGTTCTAAGGATTATAAACGAACCGACCGCTGCATCACTGGCATATGGCCTGGACAAAAAAAAGGAAGAAAAGATCGCTGTATTCGATCTTGGGGGCGGCACTTTTGATATCTCCATCCTTGAAATCGGTGAAGGTGTTTTTGAGGTCAAGGCAACCAATGGAGATACCCATCTGGGTGGTGAAGATTTTGACCTTCGCCTCATTGATTATCTGGCAGACGAGTTTAAAAAGGACCAGGGAATCGATATCAGAAATGACAAGATGGCACTGCAGAGGTTAAAAGAAGCTGCTGAGAAGGCAAAAATGGAACTGTCCACTTCCATGGAAACGGATGTGAACCTGCCGTTTATTACCGCCGACGCCAGCGGACCCAAGCACCTGAATATTAAAATTACACGGGCCAAACTTGAATCCCTTATTGATGACCTTTTGGGCAATCTCGAAAAACCCTGTTTAACAGCCCTCAAGGATGCCGGCCTTGGACCCAATGATATTAACGAAGTCATCCTGGTGGGTGGCATGACACGAATGCCTGCGGTTCAGGAACGGGTAAAGAAGATTTTTGGCAAAGAACCTCACAAAGGGGTGAATCCGGATGAAGTGGTTGCCCTTGGTGCTGCCATTCAGGGAGGTGTGTTGAAGGGGGACGTGAAAGATGTGCTTCTTTTAGATGTAACACCCCTTTCACTTGGCATTGAAACCTTGGGCGGCGTAATGACCAGGCTGATTGAGAAAAATACAACCATACCGACCAAAAAAAGCCAGATTTTTTCAACCGCAGCAGACAGCCAGCCCGCAGTATCCATCCATGTGTTGCAGGGAGAACGGGAAATGGCTGCGGGGAATAAAACGCTTGGTCGTTTTGAGCTTGTCGGTATACCCCCTGCCCCAAGGGGCGTGCCGCAGATCGAAGTTACCTTTGATATTGATGCCAATGGTATCGTAAATGTATCTGCCAAGGACCAGGCAACCGGAAAAGAGCAGTCTATCCAGATTACCGCTTCTTCGGGATTATCGGAGGAAGAAATAGACAAATTGGTCAAGGATGCAGAGCTTCATGCAGAAGATGACAAAAAGAAAAGGGAACTCGTAGATGCCCGTAATACGGCAGATGCCCTGATTTATTCCACTGAAAAGTCAGTTAAGGATCTTGGTGACAAGGTTGACAGCGAGACAAAAACCAAGGTGGAAAACGCAATCGAGCCTTTGAAGAAGGCCATGGAGGGAGAAGATACTGCAGAAATCAAACGGCTGAGCGAAGAGTTGACCCAGGCATCTCACAAGCTGGCTGAAGCCATGTATAAGCAGGCATCACAGGAAGCCGGGCCCCAGCCCGATGCCGGTCAGGCAAACACTGACCAGTCAGCCGGTTCCACTCCGGATGACGATGTGGTAGATGCTGATTTTGAAGAGGTAAAAGAAGACAAAAAGTAG
- a CDS encoding DUF47 family protein, whose amino-acid sequence MDAVKLCQDSFLKGLQACLLNGSLCEDFDFFIKQTHKFESKADDINDDINNLMYGKALIPDSRGDILGLLGAMDEIPDLFERILYMIQTQRLTVPEYLIDDIQDLVRISLECCDLLARQATALFKKTEGIRALLNTIDINESHCDHIERRIITKIFESDMDSLQKIQIKDLIVEMGNISDEADRVSRRINIISMKRRV is encoded by the coding sequence ATGGATGCAGTAAAACTGTGTCAGGATAGCTTTTTAAAAGGTCTGCAGGCCTGCCTTCTTAACGGATCTCTTTGCGAAGACTTCGATTTTTTTATCAAGCAGACACACAAGTTTGAATCAAAAGCCGACGATATTAATGATGATATCAACAACCTGATGTACGGCAAGGCATTGATACCCGATTCCCGCGGCGATATTTTGGGACTTCTCGGCGCAATGGATGAGATCCCTGATCTTTTTGAACGGATTCTTTACATGATTCAAACACAGCGGCTCACCGTCCCGGAATATCTTATCGACGATATTCAAGATCTCGTCAGGATAAGCCTGGAATGTTGCGACCTTCTGGCCAGGCAGGCCACAGCTCTTTTTAAGAAAACAGAGGGCATCAGGGCGTTGCTAAATACAATCGACATTAACGAAAGCCACTGCGATCATATCGAAAGGCGGATTATAACCAAAATTTTCGAGTCCGACATGGATTCCCTGCAAAAGATCCAGATCAAAGATCTTATTGTAGAAATGGGGAATATATCCGATGAGGCTGACCGGGTGTCTAGACGGATCAATATTATCAGCATGAAGAGGCGGGTATAA
- a CDS encoding anion permease, whose product MGWSLGANDASNVFGTAVSSKMVKFRTAALLASAFVIIGAILSGQAGIETLKGLTSFHLEQAVVASIAAAITVTIMTLLGLPVSTSQAVVGSILGIGILNNQLNMTGLAKVVVCWVGTPIGAAIIAVFLYNGLGMIYNRLNPNLFQSDAMIRILMIVAGSYGAFSLGANNVANVTAVFVGAGLISVFYAAFIGGASIALGILTYSKPVMETVGKKLVQLDPFSALIVVLSLAFTVHFYTLVGVPVSTSQAVIGAVLGIGLVKGVNTVSRQTLRHILLAWLLTPVVACFFSVTIYFIIHLHYIPVR is encoded by the coding sequence TTGGGTTGGTCCTTGGGGGCCAACGACGCTTCCAATGTGTTCGGAACCGCTGTATCCTCAAAGATGGTCAAATTCCGGACTGCTGCTCTGCTGGCTTCCGCCTTTGTCATAATAGGTGCAATTCTTTCCGGCCAGGCGGGCATCGAAACCCTTAAGGGCTTGACCAGTTTTCATCTTGAGCAGGCTGTGGTTGCATCAATTGCAGCAGCGATTACCGTGACCATTATGACTCTCCTGGGTCTTCCTGTTTCCACATCACAGGCGGTGGTGGGATCAATTCTTGGAATAGGAATCCTCAATAATCAGCTCAATATGACAGGGCTAGCTAAAGTGGTTGTCTGCTGGGTCGGAACACCTATAGGTGCTGCAATAATCGCTGTATTCCTTTATAATGGACTCGGAATGATTTATAACAGATTGAACCCAAATCTTTTTCAATCCGATGCCATGATTCGAATCCTAATGATTGTCGCCGGCTCATACGGTGCTTTTTCCTTAGGGGCAAATAATGTTGCCAATGTGACGGCTGTGTTTGTCGGTGCCGGATTGATCAGCGTATTTTATGCCGCGTTCATCGGTGGTGCCAGTATCGCTTTGGGTATCTTGACTTACAGTAAACCGGTTATGGAAACAGTGGGGAAAAAACTTGTCCAACTCGACCCCTTTTCCGCCTTGATTGTGGTGCTTTCTTTGGCCTTTACGGTACATTTCTATACACTGGTGGGTGTGCCGGTTTCTACTTCCCAGGCTGTCATCGGCGCAGTCCTTGGCATCGGCCTTGTCAAAGGAGTCAATACGGTCAGCCGTCAGACACTGCGCCACATCCTTTTGGCATGGCTGCTAACACCTGTGGTGGCCTGTTTTTTTTCCGTCACCATTTATTTCATTATCCATCTGCATTACATTCCAGTCCGGTAA